GGTGCTTGATGGCATCGACCTTGACGTTCATAGCGGTGAGGTCGTCTCGATCCTCGGTTCCAGCGGCTCCGGAAAATCCACACTCGTCCGTTGTATGAATGGCCTGGAAAAGCTCGACGGCGGGCGCATCACCATCGATGATTTTGATGTGTCGCGTCCGAAAGAGCTGGTTGAAGCGCGCAAACGTTCAGCAACCGTGTTTCAGCTTTTCAATCTGTATCCGCACATGACGGCGGTGCAGAATATAACGTTGGCACCGATACAGGTTTTGAAACAGTCGCGCGCGCAGGCAGAAGCGGAAGCGCGCGCCTTGCTAGACTCAGTCGGACTCGGCGCAAGAGCCGATGCCTATCCGGCACAGCTCTCCGGCGGACAGCGGCAACGCGTAGGAATTTGCCGGGCGTTGGCGA
The Phyllobacterium zundukense DNA segment above includes these coding regions:
- a CDS encoding amino acid ABC transporter ATP-binding protein; the encoded protein is MISARGVRKSFGSATVLDGIDLDVHSGEVVSILGSSGSGKSTLVRCMNGLEKLDGGRITIDDFDVSRPKELVEARKRSATVFQLFNLYPHMTAVQNITLAPIQVLKQSRAQAEAEARALLDSVGLGARADAYPAQLSGGQRQRVGICRALAMKPRYLLLDEITSALDPEMTAEVLNILARLAKTGTTMVFVTHEIEFARTISSRIVFLDKGQLVVDLPTSEFFATDGGMAKPRIAQFLSKMRKD